A single genomic interval of Zingiber officinale cultivar Zhangliang chromosome 4A, Zo_v1.1, whole genome shotgun sequence harbors:
- the LOC121972575 gene encoding tryptophan N-monooxygenase CYP79A68-like → MFFSLTLSIRPQPHGTATTTGLLGAAVALLLAACLFSILRKRDKRLPPGPTPWPLVGSLIPLLRHRPHFRWVMAEADGEDITCIRLGSAHVVVVNSPELACEFLKRHDANFASRPLTVATKHSSRNFLSVIFSPLGPQWKKMRRVIASEVLSSARLRWLAAARAEEADHLTRYLRNLCLAGGGGVRMMFGVRHFGAGGPHQGPGEEEVEHVEAAFSMLSVLYAFCPSDFLPWLRCLDLEGHERIAEQAASTICKYHDPIIDERIEKWRSGEKKEVEDLLDVMISLADDSGKPMLSTEEIKAQCAEFMYATVDNPSNTAEWLLAHLLEQTDIMRKAVEELDRVVGKEQLVVESDFARLPYVKACARQALRLHPVAPFNPPHVAINDAIVSNYFIPNGSMVLLGRAVLGRNPKVWDDPTQFNPSRHLMNGHQEVELAEPSLRMISFTTGRRQCMGAQLGTAMTYMLVGRVLQAFEWSLPIDETGIDLSEERMRLFKAKPLMSCAKIRLPDLLENL, encoded by the exons ATGTTTTTCAGCTTGACCTTATCTATCAGGCCTCAGCCACACGGCACCGCCACCACCACCGGACTCCTTGGCGCTGCCGTTGCCCTCCTCTTGGCAGCCTGCCTCTTCTCGATTCTCCGGAAACGAGACAAACGGCTTCCCCCAGGCCCGACCCCGTGGCCCCTCGTGGGCAGCCTCATCCCGTTGCTTCGGCACCGGCCTCACTTTCGGTGGGTCATGGCCGAGGCGGACGGCGAGGACATCACTTGTATACGCCTGGGGAGCGCCCACGTCGTCGTCGTCAACTCGCCGGAGCTGGCGTGCGAGTTTCTCAAGAGGCACGACGCCAACTTCGCATCGCGGCCGCTCACCGTGGCCACCAAGCACTCCAGCCGCAACTTCCTCTCGGTGATCTTCAGCCCGCTGGGTCCGCAGTGGAAGAAGATGCGCCGCGTGATCGCGTCCGAGGTGCTGAGCAGCGCGAGGCTGCGCTGGCTGGCGGCGGCGCGGGCCGAGGAGGCTGACCACCTCACTCGGTACCTGCGCAACCTGTGCTTAGCCGGAGGTGGCGGCGTC CGAATGATGTTCGGGGTGAGGCACTTCGGGGCCGGCGGCCCGCACCAAGGCCCCGGAGAGGAGGAGGTGGAGCATGTGGAGGCGGCGTTCTCGATGCTGTCGGTGCTCTACGCCTTTTGCCCGTCGGACTTCCTGCCGTGGCTGAGATGCCTGGATTTGGAAGGCCATGAGAGGATAGCCGAGCAGGCGGCGAGCACCATCTGCAAGTACCATGATCCAATCATCGATGAAAGGATCGAGAAGTGGCGGAGCGGAGAAAAGAAGGAGGTGGAAGACCTTCTCGACGTCATGATCTCCCTCGCCGACGACTCCGGCAAGCCGATGCTCAGCACTGAGGAAATTAAAGCTCAATGCGCA GAGTTTATGTATGCCACCGTGGACAATCCCTCAAACACAGCAGAGTGGTTGTTGGCACACTTGCTAGAACAAACTGACATCATGCGAAAAGCTGTTGAGGAGTTGGATCGGGTTGTCGGCAAGGAGCAGTTAGTAGTCGAATCTGACTTTGCTCGACTCCCCTACGTGAAGGCATGCGCTCGCCAGGCCCTTCGTCTCCACCCGGTCGCACCCTTCAACCCCCCTCACGTAGCCATCAATGACGCGATCGTTTCAAACTACTTCATCCCCAATGGGAGCATGGTGTTGTTGGGTCGAGCTGTACTCGGGCGAAATCCCAAGGTTTGGGATGATCCGACCCAGTTCAACCCGAGCCGACACTTGATGAATGGACACCAAGAGGTGGAGCTAGCAGAGCCAAGTCTTCGAATGATATCGTTTACCACCGGGCGTCGACAATGCATGGGAGCTCAGCTTGGCACGGCAATGACCTACATGTTGGTTGGAAGGGTGCTTCAAGCATTCGAATGGAGTTTACCTATTGATGAGACAGGCATCGACCTCTCGGAGGAAAGGATGCGCCTCTTCAAAGCCAAACCTCTAATGTCTTGTGCAAAGATTCGATTGCCAGATTTGTTAGAGAATCTAtga